In Gopherus flavomarginatus isolate rGopFla2 chromosome 5, rGopFla2.mat.asm, whole genome shotgun sequence, one DNA window encodes the following:
- the MRPL23 gene encoding 39S ribosomal protein L23, mitochondrial isoform X1, with product MASGKVLYPLYQLGNPQLRIFRPNFFMTLVRPGVPQPEDTVQFRISMQMTRVDVKNYLEKIYNVPVSVVRTRIQYGANNKRNHKNQKVKKPDYKVAYVQLGQGQTFQFPNLFPEKEKTPEPGSVEDIQKQFMENERQRQTADPRRGGVTDWFGL from the exons ATGGCCAGCGGGAAGGTTCT CTACCCCCTGTACCAGCTGGGAAACCCCCAGCTGAGGATTTTCCGACCTAACTTCTTcatgacactggtgaggcctggTGTGCCACAGCCAGAAGACACTGTACAGTTTCGTATCTCCATGCA GATGACGAGAGTGGATGTTAAGAATTACCTTGAAAAAATATACAACGTGCCGGTGTCTGTTGTGAGGACCAGAATACAGTATG GTGCAAACAATAAAAGGAACCacaagaaccagaaagtgaagaaGCCAGATTACAAGGTTGCGTACGTACAGCTG ggTCAGGGACAAACCTTTCAGTTCCCAAACCTAtttccagaaaaagaaaaaaccccaGAACCTGGCTCTGTTGAAGACATCCAGAAGCAATTTATGGAGAACGAGAGACAGAGGCAGACAGCTGATCCCAGGCGAGGAGGAGTCACTGACTGGTTTGGACTTTGA
- the MRPL23 gene encoding 39S ribosomal protein L23, mitochondrial isoform X3, translating into MTLVRPGVPQPEDTVQFRISMQMTRVDVKNYLEKIYNVPVSVVRTRIQYGANNKRNHKNQKVKKPDYKVAYVQLGQGQTFQFPNLFPEKEKTPEPGSVEDIQKQFMENERQRQTADPRRGGVTDWFGL; encoded by the exons atgacactggtgaggcctggTGTGCCACAGCCAGAAGACACTGTACAGTTTCGTATCTCCATGCA GATGACGAGAGTGGATGTTAAGAATTACCTTGAAAAAATATACAACGTGCCGGTGTCTGTTGTGAGGACCAGAATACAGTATG GTGCAAACAATAAAAGGAACCacaagaaccagaaagtgaagaaGCCAGATTACAAGGTTGCGTACGTACAGCTG ggTCAGGGACAAACCTTTCAGTTCCCAAACCTAtttccagaaaaagaaaaaaccccaGAACCTGGCTCTGTTGAAGACATCCAGAAGCAATTTATGGAGAACGAGAGACAGAGGCAGACAGCTGATCCCAGGCGAGGAGGAGTCACTGACTGGTTTGGACTTTGA